CATTTCTGCTACTTGAGCTTTGAGTTGCTTTTTATGGTGTCTATACAGGCTGCATTCTTGAGGTTCGTGCCCTTGCGTTCGGTCTCACGCCTGTGGGGATACTTGATGAGTGTGGTTCGTATCGAACTGCTTTTATAGCATTCCTAGTTCCTAGATATGTTTCTGATACTGCAGGTTTTGTTATGCATTTAATCCatttttttaattagtttagTTATCATGTTATGGGCCTTTTGTTTCAGCTAAACCATTGTTACTGTTGTGAATTTAACTACATCTTTCTTCATATAATTGTATTATTACTTCTTCCATTATGTTTCATACAGTGATGGTTGACGCGTAAACACAGACTTTTAAGGGAAGGCAGACAATGTAGCTTTCATTTTTATAGAAAAGATATTTTGTGTGCTTTTCCGATCTTTGCTTATCCACAATCTCTATGCTTCCTCAGATTTACGTATTTGAAAGTAAAACAAAATTGAGTTTATCTTTATGCTTGCTCTGTTGTATATCATTTGTTAATCTGTTGTACAATATCTTAACTAATAGTAACTTGGTATGGTTCTGCAATTCACTTTTTTGTTTGCCTCTACCATGATTGaattttctctttgaaaaaaaaaaatcaaatattcacTTTTGTCTATAATAgttgttctctttttcttttctttataaagTTTAACTAATTAGTATATGACTGTTGGAAGATGATTGGCATATAATATTGGTGTTTTGGCTTTGTCTATTGAGTGGATCATCTATTTGTAACTTTCTTATGCTTGAGCTTCCTGTTAGTAACTCATAGTCAGTTGCTGTAAATGACAGTTTAGTGCTTTTACTTTTCCTTTCTATGGGCTGATTCCTATTGGGAGAAGGGGAAATCTTGACTAAAATCTGTTCTAGTTCATGCTACCAATTGCTATGATTTCATGGTTACTTTTAAGTTTTAATATGAACTAATCTTTCCTTCATATTCTTTTTTAATATCAGCTCAtgtaaactctttttttttctttttgtatgtaCTTTTCTTTGGTCCTTCTCTGTGCAAAATATTATTTTGGTTATCCTTTTTAGTTCTTATGTAATTACCTTAAAAATCTTTTAGGACATTCCAGTACCGCTTCGGCCTTTTATCTACAAGGCTTGGTCTCGGGcattccattcaggtataacttaTTTTCTCTTCTTTGGTCGTGTTGACTGTGGTGTTTTTCTCGAGGATAGTGTGATAAACTCGGGCATCATTTTTCTTACTGATAAACAGAATTTGCTAATTGTTAGTTGGAACAATTCCTTACTCATAAACAGTATCTAGGGACTGGTTAGGATTTGATTTGTCATACAAGAGACATTAAGAAAGAACAGAAGAAGCATTTAATTTTCACCTATTTGATGTAGATTCAAATTACACTTGGTTGAGTATATTGTATGCCTTTAAACTTGTGCAGCAATTATGTTACCGTTCCTCTTAACTTAATATATATTTAACAGAATGGGATATTGATGCACATCAACTTTTGAATTAAGGGTTCTTCATCATATCGATAAGTTTGGGACTTAGGATATGAGTGAGTTGCAAGATATAACAAAAAAGGGCAACCAAAGTAAGCAAGACCATTTTCTATTTAGAGAATTCACTAAAAGTTGCACTGCTTAAAGCTGATATTAACTTTTATATTGATGTATTTGGTTGCATGTTCAATGCCAattgattttttaaataaaaaataaggaaAACTGTTATTATATTTTAGATTTGGATGAAGTGGCTCTGCCTCTGGAAAACTATGCTTCTCTTCAGGATTTTTTTGCTCGCTCACTCAAAGAAGGGTCAAGACCTGTTGATTTAGATCAAAAATCTCTGGTAACTGGTAACTAGCTATTGTTTCTAGGCATTATAATTTTGTTATTAATAATGTTTCTGTCTTGCTTGATATCTttttaatatgattttatttGATTGTACTTATAGGTCAGTCCTGTAGATGGTAAGATTTTGCGTCTTGGAGAACTGAAAGGATCCAATGCTATGATTGAACAAGTCAAAGGTTTCTCATATTCTGCTTCATCACTTCTTGGAGCAAATTCATCCCTTCATGAGGCAGCCAATGAGGATAGAAACAACCAATATCCTGAGCAGAGTTTAACTGAAGATTCAAGCAGGAAATCATGGTGGCATATATCATTTGCTTCACCAAAAGTGCGGAATCCTGCGACATGGTACTTTCTTTAGATGTAGATAGCATTCTTTAAATCTAGCAAGCTTTTCTTTGTTTGGAACATCAAGCGATATTACTCTTTCATAATGACAACCATGCATACCCTGCTTCACAAAGATCCCATAATCCATCAGGAAACTGAAAGGTTTACTTAAAAAGTCAAACCGCTCCCAGAATAGCTACCGAAATTGGCTAGAAAATTCAATGGATTGTTGACtaaatgatataaatttcaaTTTCAGCTTTGCAAAAAGTTAACAGAAGTGACAAAATATGAAAATTATACTGCTGATCCTCATCAGCGTTTGGTGTTGTCCTAGTGGTCTCATGAAGCAGGACTCAGGTCAGGATTTTATTTTAACTAGGATCTTGGTGTGCCTTCTTCTGTGAGCTGCCTTTAGTTCTTTCAGAATAATTCATGCTTTTATAAAATCATTGACTTCCATTCACACGTTGGGTTGAAGATACACGAACACTAATTTTTACCCACCCATAAGGTAAGGGAGCACAATGAGTCCTGATGGGCCTTTTAATCCAGAGGTTCCATGGAGGTGCCAACTCATTATAAATCATCACCAAAATTAACAAATGAGTAAATAACTACTAACCATTAACCCAAAAACAAATATCATGATCATCAGAACCAGATGTAAGATTAAAATGAGTCCAGATCATATTCTATACTTAGCAACTGAAGCAACATTTTAAGAATAAATTATTAATGCTTTCCCTGTTCAGTGGACAAAGAGGATGAGAGTTTGGGAAACCAACCCATACCAATAAGAAATGACAAGCGGCATTTTATCCAAGAATTCATTTCCAGATAAAATAAATGTTGGGGACATGAACATAAAATGTCTCAGCCATCCTGACAATTATGAGGATGTGAGCCAAGCAAACAATCATATGCACCAAGTGGAGACTGGACAATCATTAGCAGCTCAGCACCAATTATCCCTAACAGGTTCACCATAAAGAGCCACGCTAGATGTTATCAGCAGTGAGAAGTTAATATGATCATTAGCATTGTGCacattacaacaacaacaattcaTTCCTTTGCAGGTTACCAGCGAGGAACTCTATATTGACCATACTAGGTTCTATCTTCTCATGTCTATTTCTTTAGGTGCCTTAAGAAagtatacacattctttttgccgcCATTTCTGTACTTGTTTCCAGTGTAGCATTGTCTCTGTGTTTTTCTTACATTACTAAGTGGAAGCAGTAGATAAATAATACATAATAAGTTAATATTGGAGTTTTCCATTGACAGATCTAATAGAGCAACTCTGTTAATTAATTATGAGTCTCAAATTGGTTACACTTTATTGACTTTATCCTTTGGGAATTTAGTCAGGTTATCTCCATTTTTTACTTCTAAGCTGATTTACAGAAGAACTTTAGTGTCAGATTATGTTGACCAAAGAGCATAGAGAACTTAGATTAACTAGAGGCATGCCATCTCGTCTTTCTACCAACCAAAGAGCATAGAGAACTTCAATTAACTAGGAACGAGCCATCTCCTCTTTTTACCAACCAAGATGACTTTATTAACAGTATCGACTTTGATCTAGTTAAGCTTTAATCAGATGACTATCGGAAAATGGTTAAGTCAAAAAAATACTTACTTCGACTCCAAAATGGAGTCTCACAGTGTAAGGACCTCACTTGTACATGCTACATAGTATGGTGCTAATCTCCTTTTGAATTGCATTATATATAAAAGTAACACATAAGATTTGACTTAGAAGTATTTATCCTTGTTCCCTTTTAATGTTGGCTGtttaaccatttcttttttttttggtggaaCTGATATGATTATGTTTCATTACCATAGATCTCAGCATTTCCTTCGAAAGTTCCTTTGTGAACATTGTGACAATATCATAGAGTTAACAGATGCCTTGTTTTTCCATCTTTATATAATTCCAATTAACTTTCAAGAACATCGATGAGGGGTTGGGCTATGGCTATTTATAGCCACTTATAATGCTTATCTGGGGAGGGTCGATGTAGGCAACCTTGCATCTATATTAAGTGAGGCTATTTTAAGCCTCAAATCATTCATGCATACTCTTAGTAAGGCttgcttattatttatatttatcataTTGAAGTTGTTTCATCTTGGCAGCCCAAAGAAAGGCATCTTTTACTGTGTGATATATTTAAAGCCCGGAGACTATCATCGAATCCACTCGCCTGTAGATTGGCAGGTTCTTTTACGCCGTCATTTTGCAGGTACCTTGTATTTCTTTTGTGATTGTTTTAGTATTCTTTTCATGTTTGTATATTTGGATCTGTTTTGTGCTCTCCTTTGTTAAGCAAGGAGGAGATAACAATGTCTTTGTAAGTCTGAAATCTGAATGACCTGTAGAAATTAGTTTGTACAAGGATGAGAGTCAAAATATAAATGAAAGAAACTTTGTGTCTGTTCATTGGAAAAAATATCAGGTTCATGTTTGCTTGGTAACTCAAAAGTCCTAAACATGCAGTTGATATGACAGATTGCATTCCCAAACTTGCTTTTGTACCTAGGATTGTCACAACACTCATACACTTGGATCACAGGATTGGATCAGAGAATCATAGGATCCTGCAATGGAGGAAATTAGAAGTGAGGGGGCACAAAGGGGTCCGGCTAGGGACTGGTACAGCTGGCTGGTACAATGTGGCAGTTCTTGGTGATGACAGCATGAAAGAGACAAAGAAAATAAGTTGAAGTTGGTATTATGAACAAATGGAAAATTTAGGAATCAGAAAAGGGTTAAAAAATATACACCAAGTGGCTTAGCAcctcaatatgatatatttttcCATAAAAAATCGTCGTGGTAAATTCTGATTTTCTACGTACCAAGTCCCTTGTTAAATACTTCAAGACCACTAATTTTATTTTACGTTGTGTTCTTTGTATAGTTAAAGGGCTGAGTTATCAATGCCTTCCATAGGGTCAGCTCACCTCCATGACCACAAATTAACTTAGAGTTAGTTAATTTTTAGTGACAGGATACATTAATGAATTCTTGAAGTTACCCTAATTGATAAAATACACTGAGTAAGGGCTGTATGTTGTAGTCTTATCGTAATCCATGTTGACCCAAAGGACTCAATTGCCTCATTTTTTTAATTAACCAATTATGTTTCACCTTATCAAATAAGGTTCATCTTGAGTGTACTTCTAATCTGCTTTATCATGTTTAAATGATAAAATTTCTAAAACCACCATCCTTCATAGTATGGCTGGTATTGAGTAGGCCTTGATGACGTTCTGGTCACTCAACATGTTGTTAGATCAAGATGACATACTGATGAGTCTAATAGTCACCCTAATCTTTACTAGGCCCTCGATTTTGTTGAATTTTTTGGCTGACGTAGCGTCCTTGCtcgacttttgcatcataatatgaTGGAGGTGGAGTAGTGCTTGGGTCCACCAGGTCCTAATAAAGGTTTCTATCACTGGGGGGCCTTGGTTGAGCCTATCTTCTTGTGTCCACTCAGTTGGACCTGGAATTCATAGTGTAATAGGTCAAGCTATAATCTCATCTCAAGCCTTACCCATTACTGATTCTACTCTCGGATGTCTCTCGGATAACTATTGGATTCGATTGGCTGTATTCTTGTATCAAATATTTCTGCCATTGGTTACATAGATATACTTACCTTGGCAATATGTGAATGTTATTTATTTGACAGAAGGTTATATAAGCCTGTGTTGGTTACAAAAACATTAAGAACTTCACTAGTTCTTTATGGAGTCACCAATGGCAACAGGAAAAGATTGTTTGTATTAGCTATTGGGTGCTCAAAAATTACTCTTCTTTGAGTTCTTTTCAATCCAAGACCTTCTATTCTTTGATTTACAACTGCTTAGTACTTATGCTTGGTCAGttattttctgaaattattaaataattagaCAATTTTGCTAATTTACAGAGCTTTCAGTGCACCTAGTTTATTATGAATTCTACTTGTTTGTAAGTTGAAAGTTTCTGCAGGTCGTCTCTACCCTACAAATGAACGTGCTGCACGCACAATCAGAAACTTATATATTGAGAATGAAAGGGTAATTCTGATTTCTTTTTCGTTGTATAAGTTTAAGGAACctaaacatctaaacatataaTACATTCTGTTCAGAGTATATCCTAATATACACTAGTTTATGTAGAGGAGGTATCTAACTTTCAGTGAGGAAATGGCGTTATTTGTTTTTTATTTCActttttgatattttatgttattttatcaTGTTCATCTTATTCCTGAACTAATTAAATTGTTTTGTTTTGCTACAATATTTCGAATTAACTCTATGATAGCCAATCAGGGAGATAATGATGGCTTGGACAACTAAGCAAAATGGTTTTATGATTACTTTCTAGCATTTGGTGATTTAAGGAAGGCTTAAATATGAAAACCATATATGAGATGCTTATGAATCATGGATATAGATATACAATACAAGTACACAATATCACTAAGTTACAATATAAATAAATAGGATATAATATCACATGAAGActacaattttaaaaaaattattttggcaTTAGTTCATATGTgtgccttgcatatctatgaaatGAATTTAAACTAATTCATATCTGTCTATGAAATGGTTCCAACAACCTCTAAGTTTATAAATCAACTCAAAGACTCTAAACCGCAAAGTTTAACTAACGGAGGCCTTTCCCaaaatgagaaaattttcaaCCTTGTCTACTAGAAGCTAGCTTTAAAGATATGCCAAACTACATGCTTCATATATACTTTTGCAAACTGCTGGCTGTGATATGAATTCAATTAGAAAATCATGGAGGACATATTCCTCATTCAAAACACAGCAATATTATGTGTTAGATAGTCCATCTTTACCAAAATGAAATAGAAACTTCCTTTTAAAGTTGAATGGAAGATGCATGTCATGCTTATTGTTggaagcaaggtatgcaatttcgaatggtaccgcttggtacgggtggtacgtaccagtTCGATGGCATATTGGTACGCGggccgcccgtatcgggcggaaCGTTTAAAAGCACCCCGTATCGGACGTTACagggtaatatcgggcggtaacaatcaaaatttcgatcgttaccgcccgacacaactcggtaacgatcgatttcgattGTTACCGCACTGTAACAatactacagtgctccaacggtcaaattgaccgttggagccctttcttatagtatttaaacccttcttctccctAAATTACATTGATTTTGCATTGATTTACATTAATTTACATTAATTTTgttaaacttatgctattactatatttatttctaacttaaaaaccctatcctaatttttttttattttcaggtattttcgaagggttttacacctaaattaggtgtactgctcggtacgccctagcgtatcgctcggtacatggtaaaataccgtaccgagccaacctcgaaacaccggtacggtacggtattgcataccttggttggaAGTGACTCAATACAAAGAAACCTTAAGATGTAAAACTCAAATTTCATTGTTGGAACCAGTGTctgtcataccgaatcgtaccgcccgggtgcactgtagcactgcactgtagtagtgctacagtgctaggtacacctgggtgtgccgttcggtacaccgtaccgtaccagtaccgagcccaggtcgaaatatcggtacggtacggtattacgaaccttggttgGAACCTCCTCAATACTTATAAACCTTAAGTTGTAGAACTCTAGTTTCATAATTTTGTAGTGTCTCAATATATCCAGGTTCAATGTCTCTCTCTTATTTGTTATTCACGAGTTTCAGAGTTTTAAATACCCATCTAATTTTGATTTTTGCAGCTTATCAGATTGTTACAGTATCAATACACCAAGAAGTATTCTGGCCTGTACCAAACTTAAAATCTTTTGGGTATGCAAAAGGCACTAAGCTACTTTAGTTCTGAAAGTGAGTTACTAACAGAAATGGTGGACATCATCATAGTGATCACTATTGGCCACTTTTATTATTAGATTGTTGGCCTTCCTCAAGAAGTCTTGCTTTAACTGTTTTGTCACTTAACTCTGTGAATCAGACTCTATGCACTTGTACATGAATCAGATTCATGTTTTTGTGTGTCACATGCTGCATCAATTATCTTGATATTTGGTTATGTTGCAAAGCCTTAGCTTTCTGCTGATGATAGTGCATACTTTGACTGAAACTACCAGTTGAGGAAGAATACTCATTCTTGTCATTAATATTTTGATGTGGCTGTTGCCCAAATTCAAGCAGCCTGTTTCTGTTAGTGCAGATCTACAACTTTAGTCTTGGATATGTTCTCAAAGTAAATTGCGAATATGATTCCTCAATTGCCTGCATTGCCCTTTGTCTTACATGAATTTCATATTTTCTTTTTAAACAAGTAGAATAACCGTTCTCTGATTTTGTCAAAACAACTAACATTTAAGCTTGATTTTCTCTTTAGGTTGTTCTTGAAGGTCAATGGAAGGAAGGCTTTCTAGCTGTTGCTGCCATAGGTGCTACAAATGTTGGATCTGTCAAAGTATGTGATTGATTATTCCTTTATTGTAACAATCACCGGTACCTATATTTGTGTTTATTAAGCATGGTTGATTATCTTCTTATGAGATGCTTAACATAGTTGACTAGTCTTCAGTGATAAGGTCTTATTGGTATGAATAAGCAGGATTGAGGTAGGTTCTTGCACCAGGCAAACAGTTTCTCTCTTTTACCTGCCATATAAAATCTCTGGTCATTGAAGTATCCCATctttaatcatttttatcaagGAAGGGTTGGATCTCAAGGGCCGAGTGTCCCATCCTTTTATATAGAATCATCCTAGCGGCATAAATCTCATAGTTACAACTGCTATCACATTACTTTAGTAATGGTACACTGGTTATCAGTATCAACATTCATTGGTCATTCAAAGTTACAATTTTGATTTGCACTTTTGAGTCACATCAAGGACCTCAGATCACATCCCATGTGCAACACGATCATTATGGTGGTAGTAGGCATATTTTGAGGTATGACATTGAATTTTTATTAAATGTGTCACGTTTAGGACTTTtcaatatttttaaacatgttcTCTTCATATCTGATTTCTAATATTTGTTTATAAcatttttaaattcattattCATCCAGGCCCAAAACCCATGAGAAAACCCTAATCTGGCCTATCTGATACTAAGGCTCTCGTATACCAGTATCAAACCAATCCTCTCAAGGATCAACACCTTTATCAGACTGAACCTTTGGACTTTTTTGTGCCAATAATGTATGATTGTTTGCTGCAAGCTCAGGATCCGCAAAATCATCCCCTCAACCCTAATAATCATCCCAGGTGAGTGTCTTAGTTGTCCACCTATCCAACTCCATCTGTGCTTTTCTGTTGCAACTTTAGGTCTTTTAAGGCATCCAACTGTGTCCTGAAAGCCCATTTCTTTCCCCGTTGAGCTTTAAGGTGCCTTTCTAGTTTTCACATTACTGTTCTTACATGAGTTGTCATCCTTATGATAATGGTAAGTAGAAATTTAAGCATACATATTTCATATGCTTCCAAATAATCCATTATTAGTCAAGACGTGATACCAGCCCCATTTTGACTTATTGGGATTTGAACCTTGTATAGCATTTGTGTGGCTTCCTGCCATGATTTTTTATGCCTAAACTTGCAATATATAGATTCCATAATTTTCCAAAAATGTGCTTTTGACACTCTGTATGCCCTAGTGTTAATGTTATGTACCCATGTTGTGATTATTGTCCACTGATGCGCAAATGATTACCCACACAATGTTATGGATGTGCATTAGTACATCTACGATCTATGTAGTCCTATCTGTTTGTATGCAAAGCTATATTCCCATTCAAACTAAATTGTGATACTTTTAAAAAATTGATTCTAAGGGGCTTGGTCAAAGGTTTCTTTTCAGCGATAACTAGTGAAATTAAGAGTCCAGATTGTAAATTCTTAATTACATCACCTGTTGGCCGAACTAGAAGTAGTTGGGTTCGTTTCTAGGTCCATTAACTCATTAGTAAAAGAAGTGTCATCTTGTCAGGGTTGGAATGTTTGTTATTATACAATCAATTTTTGTTGTGGACCGCTGTTAAGATTGATCGGTATCTCGATGCAGCTACTTGAATTAGCAAATACTAACATATGAATTTATTATGTTGTTAATCAGATTTAAACAATTTCTGACTTGTGAGGCTTAAACTATTTCATCCACTATTTAGTTATCATAAGACTTTATGCTTATGATGCCTATTTTGTGATTGCTTAAGATGCATAATTTACACATTGACGGCTTCTTTATACTCTACCCTCGTGTGAATATATTTCTACAGATCATCAAGCAAATTCAGACATTGTGGTTAATCAATCATATGCCTTTTGTTTTCGAACATTAA
The DNA window shown above is from Musa acuminata AAA Group cultivar baxijiao chromosome BXJ2-4, Cavendish_Baxijiao_AAA, whole genome shotgun sequence and carries:
- the LOC103982810 gene encoding phosphatidylserine decarboxylase proenzyme 1, mitochondrial yields the protein MNFRVPPRWPLPLHHHRFLLHGLPLPRRFHPTTILRNYIAVRSSSFGAGSSTTGGGGREGNFLLLPGATMATILMLGFLHARRMYDDKKVEDLKVKGMEQEFSPDAKAAFLRFVPLRSVSRLWGYLMSVDIPVPLRPFIYKAWSRAFHSDLDEVALPLENYASLQDFFARSLKEGSRPVDLDQKSLVSPVDGKILRLGELKGSNAMIEQVKGFSYSASSLLGANSSLHEAANEDRNNQYPEQSLTEDSSRKSWWHISFASPKVRNPATCPKKGIFYCVIYLKPGDYHRIHSPVDWQVLLRRHFAGRLYPTNERAARTIRNLYIENERVVLEGQWKEGFLAVAAIGATNVGSVKLLIEPELKTNRPLKKLLPSGTPDERVYEPEGVGLMIKKGEEVAAFNMGSTVVLVFQAPISESPEKIKGGPEFKFCVRNGDRIRVGEAIGRWGDP